The following coding sequences lie in one Leptospiraceae bacterium genomic window:
- a CDS encoding polymer-forming cytoskeletal protein: protein MAKKTLLTENTNIQTIFEEGTHFSGILEFEKPLLINGYFEGEIRSKGTLIVGEKGKLKANIKAGTVIIGGEVIGNIEAFEKIEMLNTGKIIGNIRTSRLYIAEGVIFDGNCEMLTEDQINELKTSL from the coding sequence ATGGCAAAGAAAACCCTTTTGACGGAAAATACCAATATACAAACAATTTTTGAAGAGGGAACGCATTTTAGCGGTATATTAGAGTTCGAAAAGCCTTTGTTGATAAACGGTTATTTTGAAGGAGAAATCCGTTCTAAAGGAACATTGATTGTTGGAGAAAAAGGGAAATTAAAAGCAAACATCAAAGCAGGCACAGTAATAATAGGAGGCGAAGTGATTGGAAACATTGAGGCTTTTGAAAAAATCGAAATGCTTAACACAGGAAAAATCATTGGAAACATTCGCACATCAAGGTTGTATATTGCCGAAGGTGTGATTTTCGATGGTAATTGTGAAATGCTAACTGAAGATCAAATCAATGAATTAAAAACTTCTTTATAG
- a CDS encoding aldo/keto reductase, whose protein sequence is MTDYATEEGTKRYFEKILKRYPQYQNTTLFRKIPHLDFFPSLIGFGTYRVHYQKREHFESIREAILGGVNVIDTASNFSDGGAEVLIGNVLNELLQAKRIQRDEVVIISKAGYHQGKQIKLFSEKKFRDMFLLGDRLYYCIHPDFLELQIQLSLKRLKLRTLDVFLLNNPELLLKVHEDEKVVLKKIESAFDFLEKLRSQKLIRYYGISSNGLVYPRNHPEFLDFTKIMKIAKEGFKVLQFPANLLETGFQSSYLPYQGKSLIDLANEKNLWVISQRPFNAIFKEKVFRFATLPQRNFEQDKEPETYLSFLEEQILYLEDLIRKELSSKYFEYRDELSPYEVLKFYRDRIEDPEVVFEFIKEISHYIRKSVSQLRFFLEIHKLQNSEIKIIFDMYIKYLNAYLGYLPKYVLYKNHLKMEKIERTLAKLHPVLSQMPLSLQVVYLLLNFGISTVLIGMRKVSYVQQMLEVFTFPLTDKKILDAKSKK, encoded by the coding sequence ATGACTGACTATGCTACTGAGGAGGGCACTAAACGTTATTTTGAAAAAATCTTAAAAAGATACCCACAATATCAAAACACAACTCTATTTCGAAAGATACCTCATCTTGATTTTTTTCCTTCATTGATAGGTTTTGGCACTTACCGAGTTCATTATCAAAAAAGAGAACATTTTGAGTCCATAAGGGAAGCAATTCTTGGTGGAGTGAATGTGATTGATACCGCAAGCAATTTTTCTGATGGTGGAGCTGAAGTTCTGATTGGCAACGTCTTAAATGAGTTACTTCAAGCTAAGCGCATCCAAAGAGATGAGGTGGTTATCATATCAAAAGCCGGTTATCATCAAGGGAAGCAAATCAAATTGTTTTCAGAAAAGAAGTTTCGAGACATGTTTCTTCTGGGGGACAGGCTTTATTATTGCATTCATCCTGATTTTTTGGAACTTCAAATCCAACTTTCTTTGAAACGTTTAAAACTCCGAACATTGGATGTTTTTTTATTAAATAATCCCGAATTGCTTTTGAAAGTCCACGAAGACGAAAAAGTCGTTTTGAAAAAAATAGAGTCTGCTTTTGATTTTTTAGAAAAATTACGATCCCAAAAACTCATACGCTATTATGGAATCTCATCAAATGGTTTAGTTTATCCACGAAATCATCCAGAATTCCTCGATTTTACTAAAATCATGAAAATTGCCAAAGAAGGTTTTAAAGTTTTACAATTTCCTGCCAATTTATTAGAAACTGGATTTCAGTCTTCTTATCTTCCCTATCAAGGGAAATCTCTTATTGATTTAGCAAATGAAAAAAACCTTTGGGTCATATCCCAAAGACCGTTTAATGCTATTTTTAAAGAAAAGGTTTTTCGTTTTGCAACACTACCCCAAAGGAATTTTGAACAAGATAAAGAACCCGAGACTTATCTTTCTTTTTTAGAAGAACAAATCCTTTATCTTGAGGATTTAATTAGAAAAGAACTTTCTTCTAAATATTTTGAATATCGAGATGAGCTTTCCCCCTATGAGGTGTTAAAATTTTATCGAGATCGTATTGAGGACCCTGAAGTTGTCTTTGAATTCATAAAAGAAATTTCTCATTATATTCGTAAAAGTGTATCTCAGCTTCGGTTTTTCTTAGAAATCCATAAACTTCAAAACTCCGAGATAAAAATTATATTTGATATGTATATAAAGTATTTGAATGCATATTTAGGGTATTTGCCGAAGTATGTTCTCTATAAAAATCACCTCAAGATGGAAAAGATTGAAAGGACGTTAGCAAAACTTCATCCAGTTTTGAGTCAGATGCCTTTGTCTCTTCAAGTTGTTTATTTGTTATTGAATTTTGGGATTTCAACGGTTTTGATAGGAATGAGAAAAGTGTCCTACGTTCAACAAATGCTGGAAGTATTTACTTTCCCTTTGACAGACAAAAAAATCCTTGATGCAAAATCAAAAAAATAG
- the cysS gene encoding cysteine--tRNA ligase — protein sequence MKIFNTLTQQKEEFEPHDPYNVKIYNCGPTVYNYNHIGNFRSYVFVDILRRYLKFRGYVLNHTSNITDIDDKIIQNAIKENKSIYEFTSVYTQAFLEDLQTLNIEPVEHRPRATDYIPQMIEIIKELERHGHIYTVDGSVYYRISSFPDYGKLSKIDKASLMAGASQRFDVDEYTKEDVRDFALWKKPTMENEPRWNSPYGEGRPGWHIECSAMIRGIYGKGGIDIHIGGVDLIFPHHENEIAQSEGAYPNENFVKYWMHNEHLLVNGKKMSKSLGNFYTLRDLVTKEGVQKLLEENRAPEWLLDLVNNGSIAKAIRYVLLATHYRQKLNFTFDQVEQAHTNITKIQNTINRILKVLKDLYSEEWNTEKLIQVYENKKQQDPHPPGRKNEQLVSSDSPAYNPLKNFIEAMDDDLNISKGLAALFDLIHEVNLLLDKIELQNIQQPEFQQHLKDYLLVLYAINTVLGLFDFDISLSSQLSVEKIQWIESKIQERNLARKQKDFSKADQIREELKKEGIILLDTPTGTKWEILQNKS from the coding sequence ATGAAGATATTCAACACTCTTACTCAACAAAAGGAAGAATTTGAACCCCATGATCCTTATAATGTCAAAATCTATAACTGCGGTCCGACAGTTTATAACTACAACCATATCGGAAATTTTCGTTCATATGTTTTTGTCGACATTTTGAGAAGATACCTAAAATTTCGAGGTTATGTGTTGAATCATACTTCCAATATAACAGACATCGATGATAAAATCATCCAAAATGCTATAAAAGAAAATAAAAGTATTTATGAATTCACGAGTGTTTATACCCAAGCATTCTTAGAAGATTTACAAACATTGAATATTGAACCAGTGGAACATCGTCCCAGAGCTACTGACTACATTCCTCAAATGATTGAAATCATAAAAGAACTCGAACGTCATGGACACATATATACAGTCGATGGGAGTGTTTATTATCGGATCTCTTCTTTTCCTGACTACGGAAAGCTATCCAAAATTGATAAGGCAAGTCTGATGGCAGGAGCTTCTCAAAGATTCGATGTTGATGAATACACAAAAGAAGATGTTCGAGACTTTGCTCTGTGGAAAAAACCCACGATGGAAAATGAGCCAAGGTGGAACTCGCCTTATGGAGAAGGAAGACCAGGTTGGCATATTGAATGTTCAGCCATGATACGGGGTATCTACGGCAAAGGTGGGATTGATATTCATATTGGCGGTGTGGATTTGATCTTTCCTCACCACGAAAACGAAATTGCCCAAAGTGAAGGTGCATACCCAAATGAAAACTTCGTCAAGTATTGGATGCACAACGAACACTTACTTGTAAACGGGAAAAAGATGTCCAAATCACTGGGGAATTTTTACACTTTACGGGATTTAGTGACAAAAGAAGGAGTCCAAAAGCTTTTAGAAGAAAATCGAGCTCCTGAGTGGTTATTAGATTTAGTCAACAACGGTTCAATCGCAAAAGCAATACGATATGTCCTTTTAGCTACCCACTATCGACAAAAACTCAATTTCACTTTTGATCAAGTTGAACAAGCCCACACGAATATCACCAAAATACAAAATACCATTAATCGAATTCTCAAAGTATTGAAGGACCTTTACTCAGAAGAATGGAACACCGAAAAGTTGATTCAAGTTTACGAAAACAAGAAACAACAAGATCCCCATCCTCCGGGTAGAAAAAACGAACAATTAGTTTCTTCTGATTCACCAGCATATAATCCATTAAAGAACTTTATCGAAGCAATGGATGACGATTTGAACATCTCGAAGGGTTTAGCTGCTTTGTTTGATTTGATTCATGAAGTCAATTTACTTCTTGATAAGATTGAACTTCAAAACATCCAACAACCTGAGTTTCAACAACACTTGAAGGATTATCTTTTAGTTCTCTACGCCATCAATACGGTTCTTGGATTATTTGATTTTGATATTTCTTTATCCTCACAGCTGAGTGTAGAAAAAATCCAATGGATTGAGTCCAAAATCCAAGAGCGAAACTTGGCAAGAAAACAAAAAGATTTTTCTAAAGCTGATCAAATCCGAGAAGAACTCAAAAAAGAAG
- a CDS encoding tetratricopeptide repeat protein produces the protein MTETQKRLLEQYNKALSLYKKRRWEEALKEFEEALKIVPNDGPSLLYIERCKEYIKNPPPEDWDGVFVMKTK, from the coding sequence ATGACGGAAACTCAAAAACGTTTACTTGAACAATACAACAAAGCCTTGTCTTTATACAAAAAACGAAGATGGGAAGAAGCCCTAAAAGAATTCGAAGAAGCTTTAAAAATTGTCCCTAATGATGGACCATCCCTCCTTTACATCGAAAGATGCAAAGAATACATAAAAAATCCTCCACCAGAAGATTGGGATGGAGTCTTCGTTATGAAGACAAAATAG